One window of Cohnella hashimotonis genomic DNA carries:
- a CDS encoding NAD-dependent epimerase/dehydratase family protein, giving the protein MRYVVIGGSGHVGSYMIPQLVRGGHEVIQVSRGQHRPYWPDPAWREVRSVSADRTTEEAQGTFGRTIAALKPDIVVDMISFHPDGLKQLVEALHGHIQHYLSCGTLWVHGPSVSVPTTEEQPRRPFGEYGIMKARIESWLLDQSRRLGFPATILHPGHIVGPGWEPLNPAGHFDPRIFSRLARGEEVVIPNLGMETVHHVHAEDVAQAFIKASQCWSSAVGNSFHVVSPAALTLRGYAEAVASWFGQEANLKYVPYASMKSAVSEEEASIIWDHIAHSPNASIEKARKLIGYEPRYSSLAAVKESLEWLIEHGKVDVPDAFRL; this is encoded by the coding sequence GTGAGGTATGTCGTCATCGGAGGCAGCGGACATGTCGGGTCCTATATGATCCCTCAGCTCGTGCGCGGCGGACATGAGGTTATTCAAGTCAGCCGCGGCCAGCATCGGCCCTATTGGCCCGATCCGGCATGGAGAGAAGTTAGATCCGTCTCGGCGGATCGAACGACGGAAGAAGCCCAAGGCACTTTCGGACGAACGATCGCGGCGTTGAAGCCGGACATCGTCGTCGATATGATTTCCTTTCATCCGGATGGACTGAAGCAGCTTGTAGAAGCGCTGCATGGCCATATCCAGCATTATCTCAGCTGCGGCACCTTATGGGTTCACGGTCCGAGCGTCTCCGTGCCGACGACGGAGGAACAGCCTCGCAGACCTTTCGGAGAATACGGAATTATGAAAGCGCGTATCGAAAGCTGGCTGCTGGATCAATCCAGAAGATTAGGTTTCCCGGCGACCATTCTCCACCCCGGTCATATTGTCGGACCGGGCTGGGAACCGTTGAACCCGGCCGGTCACTTCGACCCGCGGATTTTCTCGCGATTGGCCAGAGGGGAAGAAGTCGTGATTCCAAACCTGGGCATGGAGACCGTTCACCACGTGCACGCCGAGGATGTCGCCCAAGCCTTCATCAAAGCGTCGCAGTGCTGGAGTTCGGCAGTCGGGAACAGCTTCCACGTCGTATCGCCGGCCGCACTGACGCTGAGAGGATATGCGGAGGCGGTCGCTTCCTGGTTCGGTCAGGAAGCGAATCTGAAGTATGTGCCGTACGCGTCGATGAAAAGCGCCGTATCCGAAGAAGAGGCGAGCATTATCTGGGATCATATCGCGCACAGCCCGAATGCCAGCATCGAAAAAGCCAGGAAATTAATCGGCTATGAGCCCAGATACAGCTCGCTTGCCGCGGTGAAAGAGTCTTTGGAGTGGTTAATCGAGCACGGCAAGGTCGATGTGCCCGACGCATTCCGTTTATAG
- a CDS encoding carbohydrate ABC transporter permease, translating to MVEPYSLSRKLFVGCNYTVLALISIFCILPLLHVFAVSLSSSQAAAAGYVKLWPVDFTMKNYEFVAGKSEFTRSLLVTLKRVGIGVPLNMLLTVLIAYPLSKDSLHFRPRTAYAWVFVVTILFSGGLIPLYMAVKYTMIMDTIWALILPSAVPVFNVILMLNFFRNLPKELEEAAFIDGAGHWTTLWKIYIPLSMASLATVTLFATVGHWNSWFDGMIFMNSPTHYPLQSYLQTVVINQDFSLFTSGRIKDFSNINDQTAKSAQIFLGALPILLVYPFLQRFFIKGVVLGSVKE from the coding sequence TTGGTCGAACCTTATTCGCTCAGCCGCAAGCTGTTTGTCGGTTGCAATTATACCGTATTAGCGTTGATCTCGATCTTTTGCATCCTTCCGCTCCTTCATGTATTCGCCGTATCCCTGAGCTCCAGCCAAGCCGCGGCTGCCGGTTATGTCAAGCTGTGGCCCGTGGATTTTACGATGAAAAATTATGAATTCGTAGCGGGGAAAAGCGAGTTCACCAGGTCGTTGCTCGTTACGTTGAAGCGTGTCGGGATCGGTGTCCCGCTGAATATGCTGCTGACGGTTTTAATTGCGTATCCCTTATCCAAAGATTCGCTCCATTTTCGCCCCAGAACGGCCTATGCGTGGGTTTTTGTGGTCACGATCCTGTTTAGCGGAGGCTTGATCCCGCTCTATATGGCCGTTAAGTATACGATGATCATGGACACGATTTGGGCGCTGATCCTTCCTTCCGCAGTCCCCGTATTTAACGTCATTCTGATGCTTAATTTTTTTCGGAACTTGCCAAAAGAGCTGGAAGAGGCTGCTTTTATAGATGGCGCCGGTCATTGGACGACCTTATGGAAAATATACATCCCGCTGTCTATGGCCTCTCTCGCCACGGTTACTTTATTCGCCACGGTCGGCCACTGGAATTCCTGGTTCGACGGCATGATATTCATGAATTCTCCGACGCATTATCCGCTGCAAAGCTACCTTCAAACGGTCGTAATCAATCAGGATTTCTCCTTATTCACGTCGGGAAGAATCAAAGATTTTTCCAATATTAACGATCAAACGGCAAAGTCGGCGCAAATCTTTTTGGGCGCATTGCCGATCCTGCTGGTCTACCCGTTCCTTCAGCGATTTTTCATCAAGGGCGTCGTTCTCGGCAGTGTGAAGGAGTAG
- a CDS encoding GNAT family N-acetyltransferase produces the protein MSHLKLPGTYAIRLVEQDDAELIFEYFGALSETTKSIFPGYPFTAEEASRLAREESNTSGIRRFIVIDWSPATSSERMAATLWFWDWGCMVPWIGLMVADEYQGKGLGKAMLEHSIQEARSSGKGGILLTTHKENVRGQALYARYGFQTIGRDERGEYLMILRF, from the coding sequence ATGAGCCATCTGAAGCTGCCGGGCACATATGCGATCCGGCTGGTGGAGCAAGACGACGCCGAGTTGATCTTCGAGTATTTCGGCGCGTTATCGGAGACGACGAAGTCGATTTTTCCCGGATATCCGTTTACCGCGGAAGAAGCGTCCCGCCTCGCGAGGGAGGAATCGAACACGTCCGGCATTCGCCGCTTTATCGTAATCGATTGGTCCCCGGCGACATCGAGCGAGCGCATGGCCGCAACGCTGTGGTTTTGGGATTGGGGCTGCATGGTGCCATGGATCGGTCTGATGGTAGCGGACGAATACCAAGGCAAGGGACTTGGCAAAGCCATGCTGGAACACAGCATCCAAGAGGCGAGAAGCAGCGGGAAAGGCGGCATACTCCTGACCACCCATAAGGAAAACGTACGCGGGCAAGCGCTCTATGCTCGCTATGGCTTTCAGACGATCGGACGGGACGAGCGCGGCGAGTATCTGATGATCTTGCGGTTTTGA
- a CDS encoding SDR family NAD(P)-dependent oxidoreductase, with translation MEEGIPVKKNALVTGGSRGIGKGIALALAKAGYDLAISHYLDEEGAEGTARQIADETGRRCCIFPGNLTESATASETVSRVVWEMGRISVLVNNAGICQFAAVQELTEDHLQLIMNLNFRAPLLMMREVSRHMIAEGVRGHIVNVTSSRAERAYPGDAVYGGLKAGLKRSSESAALDLAPFGIRVNCLAPGATQVRDFDQRKHHLDDKIPLGRRGLPADMGNAVVWLVSEKAAYITGIHLRVDGGLILPGLPE, from the coding sequence ATGGAGGAGGGGATTCCGGTTAAAAAAAACGCTTTGGTAACGGGCGGAAGCCGCGGAATCGGTAAAGGAATCGCATTAGCTCTGGCCAAGGCCGGATACGATCTGGCCATCTCGCACTACCTGGACGAGGAGGGTGCGGAAGGAACCGCGCGCCAAATCGCGGATGAGACGGGAAGGCGATGCTGCATCTTTCCCGGAAATCTGACCGAGAGTGCCACCGCGTCGGAGACCGTAAGCCGAGTCGTCTGGGAGATGGGAAGGATTAGTGTGCTTGTGAATAACGCAGGCATTTGTCAATTTGCCGCGGTTCAGGAGCTGACCGAAGACCATCTCCAGCTGATCATGAATTTGAACTTCCGGGCGCCGCTGCTCATGATGCGCGAGGTGTCCCGGCATATGATCGCAGAGGGCGTACGAGGCCATATCGTTAACGTCACTTCATCCAGGGCAGAACGCGCATACCCCGGCGATGCCGTTTATGGAGGCTTGAAAGCCGGGTTAAAACGGTCCAGCGAATCAGCCGCGCTGGATCTGGCACCCTTCGGAATCCGCGTCAATTGCCTGGCGCCGGGTGCCACACAGGTTCGCGACTTCGATCAGAGAAAGCACCATCTGGACGACAAAATCCCGCTGGGAAGGAGGGGACTGCCAGCGGATATGGGAAACGCCGTCGTATGGCTGGTCTCAGAGAAGGCCGCTTATATTACAGGGATTCACCTCCGCGTAGACGGGGGATTAATCCTGCCCGGGCTGCCGGAATAG
- a CDS encoding family 78 glycoside hydrolase catalytic domain — protein MPSIIVYDLRCEYRKHPVGIDVLRPRLSWKLAADRRNVGQETYRIQVAVDESFRRLVWDTGLVRSDRSVHVEYEGEPLQSRTRYYYRVQAGDRTGCQSEWSDGAFWETALLKREEWLADWIAPPARADKPNVEIDYLRKTFRIQGEVSQARIYATAHGLYKLFVNGKTPDDTLFAPGYTSYRKRLQYQTYDVTHLLANGTNAIGVMLGNGWYIGDLGWMDGRHFYGTERALLMQLHVTYVDGRQEMIMTDEGWRGSTGALLMSELYHGETCDARLAQEGWHRADFPASDWQSVEVRALTKDPLIAQEGEPVRIVEKRTPVAVFVTPRGEIVLDMGQNMVGWMRFRVEADAGTVITLRHAEVLDQQGNFYVDNIRSARQTVRYICKGGESEEYEPSFSFQGFRYVQVEGLPIEGLADRFVACVIHTDMEPAGSFRCSDEMVNQLQRNIVWGQKGNFLEVPTDCPQRDERLGWTGDAQVFARTGAFNFNVAPFFAKWLKDLAADQQPDGGVSHVVPDLPFCGYNSSAWGDAAVIVPWTIYQCYGDVRLLETQYPSMKAWVDYIRNQGEDECLWNSGFHFGDWLALDGPGGRVVGATPKDLIATAFYAHSASLVAKAAAVLGYEEDSVRYKNLLEGIVNAYRKEFVSPNGRVVSPTQTAYVLSLMFDLLQENDRPRTARMLAEHVKENGMHLTTGFVGTPYLCHVLTRFGYHDIACQLVLQKEFPSWLYSVGQGATTIWEHWDGIKADGSFWSEEMNSFNHYAFGAIGDWLYRAVAGIDTDPAAPGFKHIIIEPHRGDGLSAAEAVYWSAYGEIRSAWETTGNARKRLEVSIPPNTTATIILSGADPGRLTETGQPYTAVEGFLSSEIAESGIRLLVGSGHYSFEY, from the coding sequence ATGCCGTCCATAATTGTCTATGATCTGAGATGCGAGTACCGCAAGCATCCGGTCGGGATCGACGTGCTGCGGCCAAGACTAAGCTGGAAGCTTGCCGCAGACCGAAGGAATGTCGGGCAAGAGACGTACCGGATTCAAGTAGCCGTCGATGAGAGCTTCCGCCGGCTCGTATGGGACACGGGACTTGTCCGCAGCGACCGCTCCGTCCACGTCGAATACGAAGGGGAACCGCTGCAGTCGCGAACGCGATATTATTACCGCGTTCAAGCCGGAGACCGGACGGGCTGCCAGTCGGAATGGAGCGACGGGGCATTTTGGGAGACGGCGTTACTGAAGCGCGAAGAATGGCTTGCCGACTGGATCGCGCCTCCTGCGCGCGCCGACAAGCCGAATGTCGAGATCGATTATTTGCGCAAGACGTTTCGCATCCAAGGCGAGGTGTCGCAAGCCAGGATCTATGCGACGGCTCACGGCCTGTATAAGCTGTTCGTCAACGGCAAGACGCCGGACGACACGCTGTTCGCGCCGGGATACACGAGCTACCGTAAGCGGTTGCAATATCAAACCTACGACGTCACGCATCTGCTCGCAAACGGAACGAACGCGATCGGCGTCATGCTCGGCAATGGGTGGTATATCGGGGATCTCGGGTGGATGGACGGCCGTCATTTTTACGGTACGGAGCGGGCGCTTCTGATGCAGCTCCACGTGACCTATGTGGACGGTCGTCAAGAAATGATCATGACAGACGAAGGTTGGCGCGGCAGTACGGGCGCTTTGCTGATGTCGGAGCTATATCATGGGGAGACTTGCGACGCCAGGCTGGCGCAGGAAGGGTGGCATCGAGCGGATTTCCCTGCGTCAGACTGGCAGTCTGTAGAAGTCCGAGCGTTGACAAAGGATCCCCTCATCGCGCAGGAGGGCGAACCGGTGCGAATCGTCGAGAAGCGGACGCCGGTTGCGGTTTTCGTGACGCCGCGCGGAGAAATCGTATTGGATATGGGCCAAAATATGGTCGGCTGGATGCGATTTCGCGTGGAGGCGGATGCCGGAACCGTCATTACGCTGCGGCACGCCGAGGTGCTGGACCAGCAGGGCAACTTCTACGTGGATAATATCCGATCCGCCAGGCAGACCGTCCGCTACATCTGCAAGGGCGGAGAATCCGAGGAATATGAGCCTTCTTTCAGCTTCCAAGGCTTTCGTTACGTTCAGGTCGAAGGCTTGCCGATCGAGGGCTTGGCGGACCGCTTCGTCGCCTGCGTCATTCATACCGACATGGAGCCGGCGGGATCCTTCCGTTGCTCCGACGAGATGGTGAATCAGCTGCAGCGCAATATCGTATGGGGGCAAAAGGGGAACTTCCTGGAGGTGCCTACCGATTGCCCGCAGCGGGACGAACGGCTCGGCTGGACGGGGGATGCGCAGGTATTCGCCCGCACGGGCGCCTTCAACTTCAATGTGGCTCCATTCTTCGCGAAGTGGCTGAAGGATCTGGCCGCGGACCAGCAGCCGGATGGCGGGGTGTCGCATGTCGTTCCCGATCTGCCGTTCTGCGGCTATAATTCGTCCGCCTGGGGAGATGCGGCGGTCATTGTTCCCTGGACGATCTATCAATGCTACGGGGATGTCCGTCTTTTAGAAACGCAATACCCGAGCATGAAGGCCTGGGTCGATTATATAAGGAACCAAGGCGAGGACGAATGCTTGTGGAATTCAGGCTTTCACTTCGGCGACTGGCTGGCGCTGGACGGACCGGGCGGCAGAGTCGTCGGCGCCACGCCCAAAGATCTAATCGCTACCGCCTTTTACGCGCACTCCGCAAGTCTGGTTGCCAAAGCGGCCGCCGTTCTTGGCTATGAGGAAGATTCCGTCCGCTACAAGAATCTTCTTGAAGGAATCGTCAACGCATATCGCAAAGAATTCGTATCGCCGAACGGCCGGGTCGTATCCCCTACGCAGACCGCCTATGTGCTTTCTTTAATGTTCGACCTCCTCCAGGAAAACGACCGCCCCAGAACTGCCCGCATGCTCGCCGAACACGTTAAAGAGAACGGGATGCACTTGACGACGGGATTCGTCGGGACTCCCTACTTGTGCCATGTCCTGACCCGATTCGGGTATCACGACATCGCTTGTCAATTAGTGCTGCAAAAAGAGTTTCCATCCTGGTTGTACTCGGTCGGCCAGGGCGCTACGACGATCTGGGAGCATTGGGACGGCATCAAGGCCGACGGTTCCTTCTGGAGCGAGGAGATGAACTCCTTCAACCATTATGCCTTCGGCGCGATCGGCGACTGGCTGTACCGCGCGGTAGCCGGTATCGATACCGATCCGGCAGCTCCGGGATTCAAGCACATCATCATCGAACCGCACAGAGGAGACGGACTATCGGCGGCGGAAGCGGTCTACTGGTCCGCATACGGCGAGATCCGTTCGGCTTGGGAAACGACGGGAAACGCTCGGAAGCGATTGGAGGTGTCCATTCCGCCGAACACGACCGCGACGATTATCCTCTCGGGCGCAGACCCCGGCCGCTTAACGGAAACGGGGCAGCCCTATACTGCGGTCGAGGGCTTCTTATCATCCGAAATCGCGGAATCGGGAATTCGCCTGCTCGTCGGTTCCGGCCATTATTCGTTCGAATACTAA
- the ilvD gene encoding dihydroxy-acid dehydratase: MGLATELESQKVRKISFEGDALRMSMDWTVEDLDKVQVLVESTNGSSHPSSYHLGELVAEMEKGVFQMGGKPAIYTTTDICDGVAQAHNGMHYSLLSRDMIASMVEIHAMATPFDAMVLASAGDKAVPAHLMAIARLDIPAIHVPGGAMGAGPCMRSNEELWHMSVEVDQNKMTKEEFLAFQRACCPTCGACQYMGTAATMQVMAEALGLALPWTALIPATNAEIKRAARAAGQQVMRLVQADIKPSRILTREAFENAIMVHAAVGGSLNAVMHLIAIAREAGIELDAETFDRIHRTIPVLVDTKTAGHYPTELFWYAGGVPLVMQELEAHLHLDVMTVTGHTLRDNLEAFRHNEMPKFAEMFLANYKLNRRHVIYPLQKPLKSEGSLAVLKGNLAPAGCTIKKSAVVEAMLVHKGAAKVFDTERAAVDALLAKEIHPGDIVVIRYQGPKAVGMPEMFFMSELIASDPTLSRTTSLVTDGRFSGATRGPCVGYAGPEALDGGPIAVIANGDIVLIDIPNRTIDIVGTEGRERSAAEIAEIIRLRFESWSPPEFHHKGALLQYTRTARPALEGGSCS, encoded by the coding sequence ATGGGCTTGGCAACTGAACTGGAAAGTCAAAAGGTCCGAAAAATCAGCTTCGAAGGCGATGCGCTTCGGATGTCGATGGACTGGACGGTCGAAGACCTGGACAAGGTGCAGGTGCTCGTGGAGAGCACGAACGGCTCCAGCCATCCGAGCTCCTATCATCTCGGCGAGCTGGTGGCGGAGATGGAGAAGGGCGTCTTCCAAATGGGAGGCAAGCCGGCCATTTATACGACGACCGATATTTGCGACGGCGTGGCGCAGGCGCATAACGGCATGCATTATTCCCTGCTCTCCCGCGACATGATTGCCTCCATGGTTGAGATTCATGCGATGGCCACTCCTTTCGACGCGATGGTGCTTGCTTCCGCAGGAGACAAGGCCGTGCCCGCCCATCTCATGGCGATCGCCCGGCTGGACATTCCGGCCATCCATGTTCCTGGCGGTGCGATGGGGGCGGGACCCTGCATGCGGTCGAACGAAGAGCTGTGGCATATGAGCGTGGAAGTCGATCAGAACAAGATGACCAAGGAGGAGTTCCTCGCTTTTCAACGCGCGTGCTGTCCGACCTGCGGGGCCTGTCAGTATATGGGGACCGCGGCGACGATGCAGGTCATGGCAGAAGCTTTGGGCTTGGCGCTCCCTTGGACGGCGCTGATCCCAGCGACGAATGCGGAGATCAAGCGGGCGGCTAGAGCGGCGGGTCAGCAGGTGATGCGCCTCGTTCAGGCCGACATCAAGCCCTCGCGGATTTTGACCCGGGAGGCATTCGAGAATGCCATCATGGTGCACGCGGCCGTAGGGGGATCACTGAATGCAGTCATGCATCTTATCGCGATCGCGAGAGAAGCCGGAATCGAACTGGATGCAGAGACGTTCGATCGGATCCATCGCACGATTCCGGTACTGGTGGATACGAAGACCGCCGGACATTATCCGACCGAGCTGTTCTGGTATGCGGGCGGCGTACCGCTCGTGATGCAAGAACTCGAAGCGCATCTCCATCTCGACGTTATGACGGTTACCGGTCATACGCTCCGGGATAATCTCGAAGCCTTCCGCCACAACGAAATGCCTAAATTCGCGGAAATGTTCCTCGCCAATTACAAGCTCAATCGCCGGCATGTCATCTACCCGCTTCAGAAGCCGCTGAAATCCGAGGGTTCGCTCGCCGTGCTCAAAGGGAATCTGGCGCCCGCCGGGTGCACGATCAAAAAATCCGCGGTCGTGGAAGCCATGCTGGTCCATAAAGGCGCTGCCAAGGTATTCGATACCGAACGCGCCGCCGTCGATGCCCTGCTGGCCAAAGAGATCCATCCCGGCGACATCGTCGTGATTCGGTATCAAGGGCCAAAAGCCGTCGGGATGCCGGAGATGTTCTTCATGTCGGAGCTCATCGCGTCGGACCCGACATTGTCCCGCACCACTTCCCTGGTAACGGACGGAAGGTTCTCGGGCGCGACGCGAGGTCCATGCGTAGGTTATGCGGGACCGGAAGCGCTGGATGGCGGCCCGATCGCCGTCATTGCGAACGGCGACATCGTATTGATCGATATTCCGAACCGCACGATCGATATCGTCGGCACGGAAGGCCGGGAGCGAAGCGCTGCGGAGATCGCCGAGATTATCCGCCTGCGATTCGAGAGCTGGAGCCCGCCGGAATTTCATCACAAAGGCGCATTGCTGCAATACACGCGAACGGCACGTCCCGCCCTCGAAGGCGGATCTTGCTCTTAA